TCTTGGATCGTTTGGTTGATATAGCCGATCGATTCATCGCTGCGCTGCGCCAGGTTTTTCACTTCCTGCGCGACGACCGCGAAACCGCGTCCGGCTTCACCGGCCCGCGCCGCTTCGATCGAGGCGTTGAGTGATAACAAATTCGTGCTCTCGGTGATGTCCTTGATCACGCTGAGCAGCTGGTTGATATGCGCCGCCTGGCCGTTCAGATCGTTGACCACGCTTTTGGCCGCTTCCACCGCCTGACGGATTTCGTTCATCGCGCGTATCGATTCGCCGACGGCGACGCTGCCTTCCTGCGCCACATCGATCGTTTGCCGGGCGATATGCTTCGAACTTTCCGTGCTGGCGAACACTTCTTGCGCCAGCGCCGAATATTGGGTGATCTCATCGACGACCTTGTCGATGCTTTCCATCTGCCGTTCCACCGAACCGGCGATGCTGTCCGTAATCTCAATCAGGCTCTCGGCGGCGATGCCGGTCTCTTCGATCTTATTGCCGATCTTCGCGACCACGCATTTTTGATTATGCTTCAGCGTCGCCAGCTCATCGCCGCTCTGCTTCGCAAGCGTCTGTTTTTCCGGCACGTCCCGTACCACATCTTCGGCCTGTCGTTTTTTAAAAGAAAAAAACATATCCGTCCCCACCTTCTTCGCTCCGTCTTTCCTGGCAACCCGTTATCCGTTTTTGTGCTCACGTTCCTTATTATATTTCATTTTACGACAAGATTCTTCTGAAAATTCAACTTATCTAATTTTCGTTCACTCCTCACTACCCGTCGCTCTTTTTATTGTTCAAAGCTGACAATCAAAAGCGGCTCTTACCGGACGTCTGTCCGCAAGAGCCGCTTTTCCCCGATTTAAAGGCTTAATTCCTCATAACGGGTAACGATATGTTCGACGATGCCGTATTCTTTCGCCTGTTCGGCATCGAGCCAAAAATTGCGCTGTGTGTCTTTTTCCACCTTCTCCAATTTCTGACCGGTAGCTGCGCTAATCATCCGGTTGATGCGACCGCGCATCTTCACGATCTCATCGGCTTCGATCTGGATGTCGCTCGCCTGCCCTTGCACGCCGCCAAGCGGCTGATGAATCATATAGCGCGTGGTCGGCAGCGAATAGCGGTTCTCTTTTTCCGCCGCCAGGAAGATCGTGATGCCCGCGCTGGCGACCCAGCCGGTTCCGATTACGATGACGCGCGGTTTGATAAAACGAATCATATCATGAATCGTATCGCCGGCTTCGACATGTCCGCCCTGGCTGTTGATGAACAGTTTAATCGGTTCATCGCCCGCCTCCTGCAAAAGCAGGAGCTGCGTCATCACTTTTTCCGCCAGCGACTGATTGATTTCGCCCGCTATGATGATCGATCTTGTCTTTAAGAGTTGTTCCTGCAAACGTGCCTTGCCGCCTTTTTCTGCTCGTTCCATTTGTCTGCCCCCTGTCCTTTTCTCTCTTTCTCTTATATTCTGCGCCTGCGCGCTCTACCCTTTTAATCACAGCGCGTTTTCCTAAAAAAGCGGCTGCTTTTCTCTCCCGTAGTCACCGACAGGCTCTCTGCTTTGTCCGTCCCAGGCTTGCTTTTTTCCGCTTCATCCTTTATTCTGTTTATCTGATTACTATGAAGGAGCGAGATTTGATGTTTGCAAAAATGATCCGGACCAAAAGCATCCGCCACATCCTGCAACAGGCGGAAAAAGGCGGCGGACTGCGCCGCACCCTCGGAGCCTGGGATCTTGTCTTACTCGGTTTAGGCGCCACCATCGGCACCGGCATCTTCGTTCTGACCGGCATCGCCGCCGCGACGCATGCCGGTCCCGCTGTCGTTATATCTTTCGTCATTTCCGGCATCGCCTGCATCTTCGCCGGGCTCTCTTACGCCGAATTGGCATCCACCGTACCTCTCTCCGGCAGCGCCTATACGTATTCTTACGCAACGCTGGGCGAATGCCTCGCCTGGCTGGTCGGTTGGAATCTGGTGCTCGAATATGCGGTCAGCGTAGCCAGTGTGGCTGCCGGCTGGTCCGCTTACGTCACCGGGCTGATCAACACGCTCTTTGACCTGGAACTGCCCAAAACGTTCACCGCCTGTCCGTCTCTGGGCGGCATCATGGACTTGCCGGCCTTCGCAATCGTCATGCTCCTCACCTATTTGCTGGTGCGCGGCATCAAGGAAAGTACTAAGGCCAATAATCTGCTCGTTTACGTCA
The Azotosporobacter soli DNA segment above includes these coding regions:
- a CDS encoding ATP-dependent Clp protease proteolytic subunit, whose translation is MREREKRTGGRQMERAEKGGKARLQEQLLKTRSIIIAGEINQSLAEKVMTQLLLLQEAGDEPIKLFINSQGGHVEAGDTIHDMIRFIKPRVIVIGTGWVASAGITIFLAAEKENRYSLPTTRYMIHQPLGGVQGQASDIQIEADEIVKMRGRINRMISAATGQKLEKVEKDTQRNFWLDAEQAKEYGIVEHIVTRYEELSL